The following are from one region of the Bradyrhizobium septentrionale genome:
- the aspT gene encoding aspartate-alanine antiporter: MIDWFFQTLRTYPEIAIFLSLALGYYFGSFTYKGLGLGAVTATLVAAVIIGQIGITISGPLKPFFFLMFLFAIGYGVGPQFVRGIAQDGVPQAIFAAVVCVFCLLSAYFGAKIAGYDVGSAIGLYAGSQTISASMGLATDAVNRLGLPADEAKKLLDAMPVAYAVTYIFGTVGSAIVLALLGPALLGIDLETACKKYEEEHGGKKQLGGPGTAWHQFDLRAYRVRERGPVVGKTVEQAEALIPDQRIFVLRLRQGGQIVEATSDTVIHAGDVVAVAGRRDVLVQLIGEQAEEVDDRELLAVPIEGVDVYVTSKDVDGKTLEQLAKAPGARGVFLRKISRGAIATEIPILPNTKINRGDILTLVGRTRDVAAATTMLGRPDRATDIADVAFIGAAIAIGALVGAFVYKIGSVPLTLSTSGGALISGLFFGWLRSVHPTFGRIPSPTVWFMNSVGLNVFIAVVGISSGPGFVAGLQKLGFSLFLWGVVVTTVPLILAMFVGKYVFRFHDAILLGCCSGARTTTASLGMINDRAKSQIPGLGYTVTYAVGNTLLTIWGMVLVMMMT, translated from the coding sequence ATGATCGATTGGTTCTTCCAGACGCTCCGCACCTATCCCGAAATCGCGATCTTCCTCTCGTTGGCCCTGGGCTACTATTTCGGATCCTTCACCTATAAGGGCCTCGGTCTCGGCGCCGTCACCGCGACGCTGGTCGCCGCGGTCATCATCGGCCAGATCGGAATCACCATTTCGGGTCCGCTCAAGCCGTTCTTCTTCCTGATGTTCCTGTTCGCCATCGGTTATGGCGTCGGACCGCAATTCGTGCGCGGCATCGCGCAGGACGGCGTTCCGCAGGCGATTTTCGCGGCCGTGGTCTGTGTGTTCTGTCTTCTCTCTGCGTATTTCGGCGCGAAGATCGCCGGCTATGACGTCGGATCGGCTATCGGGCTCTATGCCGGCTCACAGACGATCTCCGCGTCGATGGGGCTTGCAACCGACGCCGTCAATCGCCTTGGCCTGCCCGCAGACGAAGCCAAAAAGCTGCTGGATGCCATGCCGGTCGCCTATGCCGTGACCTATATTTTCGGCACGGTTGGATCGGCGATCGTGCTGGCCCTGCTCGGGCCTGCGCTGCTCGGCATCGATCTCGAGACCGCATGCAAGAAATATGAGGAAGAGCACGGCGGCAAGAAGCAGCTGGGCGGCCCGGGGACGGCCTGGCACCAGTTCGACTTGCGCGCCTACCGCGTTCGCGAGCGCGGGCCGGTCGTCGGCAAGACGGTCGAGCAGGCAGAAGCGCTGATTCCCGATCAGCGCATCTTCGTCCTCCGGCTACGGCAAGGTGGACAGATCGTGGAGGCAACCTCCGACACCGTGATTCACGCCGGCGATGTCGTCGCCGTAGCCGGCCGCCGCGATGTGCTCGTGCAGCTGATCGGCGAGCAGGCGGAGGAAGTTGACGATCGCGAGCTGCTTGCGGTGCCGATCGAGGGCGTCGATGTCTACGTGACCAGCAAGGACGTCGATGGCAAGACGCTGGAGCAACTGGCGAAAGCGCCGGGCGCTCGCGGCGTATTCCTGCGCAAGATCAGCCGGGGCGCGATCGCGACCGAGATCCCGATTCTGCCGAACACGAAGATCAACCGGGGCGACATCCTCACCCTGGTGGGCCGCACACGCGATGTCGCCGCCGCGACGACCATGCTGGGCCGGCCGGATCGCGCGACCGACATTGCCGACGTCGCATTCATCGGCGCAGCCATTGCGATCGGCGCCCTTGTCGGCGCCTTCGTCTACAAGATCGGAAGCGTGCCGCTCACTTTGTCCACCTCCGGCGGCGCGCTGATCTCCGGTCTGTTTTTTGGCTGGCTCCGATCCGTGCACCCGACGTTCGGGCGGATCCCGTCACCCACCGTGTGGTTCATGAACTCGGTCGGCCTGAACGTCTTCATTGCGGTGGTCGGCATCTCCTCGGGACCGGGATTTGTCGCCGGATTGCAAAAGCTCGGCTTCAGCCTGTTCCTCTGGGGCGTCGTCGTGACCACGGTGCCGCTGATCCTGGCGATGTTCGTCGGCAAGTACGTGTTCCGTTTCCACGACGCGATCCTGCTCGGATGCTGCTCCGGCGCACGTACGACCACCGCCTCGCTGGGCATGATCAATGATCGCGCGAAGAGCCAGATTCCCGGCCTTGGCTATACCGTCACCTACGCGGTCGGAAACACGCTGCTGACGATCTGGGGCATGGTGCTGGTGATGATGATGACATAG
- the aspT gene encoding aspartate-alanine antiporter, with product MLIWLQQFLVRYPELALFLVIAAGYWIGSFRIGAFSLGPVTGSLFAGLAVGDFAHVPVSSMTKSFLFLLFLFGVGYSVGPQFVLAMKREGLKPMLMAIVVSLTGLAAAIVVGRVLKLDPGLAAGLLSGALSQSAAMGTATDAVNSLPVSEAQRALFVSHIAVADAVCYIFGYAGVITFCTIIVPALLKIDLKTEALKLEQTLGITRTRPGLVSAWRKFELRAYRLDDDAAIAGLTVAAAEARVPGQRVFIHRIRRGERILEAEPGMMLAAGDVVALSAPRQIIVELVEPHGEEVEDQELLDIPLISADVFLINPKLAGSSLQQASEQSWARGLYLRALSRGGEALPIAAGIVLQRGDLLRIVGPETVVQNAAKNIGVIVAPSTSIDFVVLGLAIFFGGLVGVLLSFSVGGVTISLSTSVGTLLAGLLVGYLRTRLPTFGRIPDGAISLMTSLGLAAFVGLTGIHAGPIFLSAIRESGIGLLLGGMIVTLLPQIVGFCFGHFILRMNPILLLGALTGAQTVTAAMAAIQERSGSSVVVLGYTPAYPISNILLTTWGSVMVVVFAG from the coding sequence ATGTTGATCTGGCTGCAGCAGTTTCTCGTCCGTTATCCGGAACTCGCACTGTTCCTGGTGATCGCGGCGGGCTACTGGATCGGAAGCTTCAGGATCGGCGCTTTCAGCCTTGGCCCGGTGACGGGCTCGCTCTTCGCCGGCCTCGCGGTCGGCGATTTCGCGCATGTGCCCGTCTCCAGCATGACCAAATCGTTCCTGTTCCTGCTGTTCCTGTTCGGGGTGGGCTATTCGGTCGGTCCGCAATTCGTGCTGGCGATGAAGCGTGAAGGGCTCAAGCCGATGCTGATGGCCATTGTCGTCAGCCTCACCGGTCTTGCGGCGGCAATCGTTGTGGGGCGCGTGCTGAAACTTGACCCCGGCCTCGCGGCCGGACTCCTGTCTGGTGCGCTCAGCCAGAGCGCTGCAATGGGTACGGCGACCGACGCAGTCAATTCGCTGCCCGTGTCTGAAGCACAACGCGCATTGTTCGTCTCGCACATCGCGGTGGCCGATGCGGTCTGCTACATCTTCGGCTATGCCGGCGTGATCACATTCTGCACGATCATTGTTCCGGCGCTGCTGAAGATCGATCTGAAGACGGAAGCGCTCAAGCTGGAGCAAACCCTGGGCATCACGCGCACCAGGCCCGGCCTGGTGTCCGCCTGGCGCAAGTTCGAGCTGCGCGCCTACCGGCTGGATGACGACGCGGCGATCGCCGGACTGACCGTTGCCGCCGCCGAAGCTCGCGTGCCCGGGCAGCGCGTGTTCATCCACCGCATTCGCCGCGGAGAGCGCATCCTCGAGGCGGAGCCTGGAATGATGCTCGCGGCGGGCGATGTCGTCGCGCTGTCCGCTCCGCGCCAGATCATCGTGGAGCTGGTCGAACCGCACGGCGAGGAGGTCGAAGACCAGGAGCTGCTCGATATCCCTCTGATCTCGGCCGACGTGTTCCTGATCAACCCGAAGCTCGCGGGCAGCAGTCTCCAGCAGGCGTCGGAACAGAGCTGGGCACGCGGCCTCTATTTGCGCGCGTTGAGCCGGGGTGGAGAGGCACTTCCCATCGCCGCCGGTATCGTCCTGCAGCGCGGCGATCTGCTTCGTATCGTTGGTCCCGAAACTGTCGTGCAGAATGCGGCGAAGAACATCGGCGTCATCGTTGCGCCAAGCACGAGCATCGATTTCGTCGTGCTGGGGCTCGCGATTTTTTTCGGCGGCCTTGTTGGCGTTCTCCTGAGCTTTTCGGTTGGCGGTGTCACGATCTCGCTGAGCACCAGCGTCGGCACCTTGCTCGCCGGACTTCTGGTCGGCTATCTCCGCACCCGTCTGCCAACTTTCGGCCGGATCCCCGACGGCGCGATCAGCCTGATGACGTCGCTCGGACTGGCGGCCTTTGTCGGCCTTACCGGGATTCATGCCGGACCGATCTTCCTTTCCGCCATACGGGAGTCGGGCATCGGCCTGCTTCTCGGCGGCATGATCGTAACCCTGCTGCCCCAGATCGTCGGCTTCTGCTTTGGCCATTTCATCTTGCGCATGAACCCGATCCTCCTGCTCGGCGCACTGACTGGCGCGCAGACGGTCACGGCGGCGATGGCTGCCATTCAGGAGCGCTCGGGTAGCTCTGTGGTGGTGCTCGGCTATACGCCCGCCTATCCGATCTCGAACATTCTGCTGACGACGTGGGGATCGGTGATGGTGGTCGTTTTCGCTGGATGA
- a CDS encoding acyl-CoA dehydrogenase family protein — protein sequence MLYPESDEVKALKHRLESFMDRCVYPNEERFYREAEELGPWKVYPVVEELKPKARAEGLWNLFLPESEHGAGLTNLEYAPLCEVMGRSHLAPELFNCSAPDTGNMEVLARYGTAAQQERWLKPLLAGEIRSCFAMTEPAVASSDATNIDSRIVRDGDHYVINGRKWYTTNATDPRCKICIFMGKTDPDSPDRHRQQSMILVPMDTPGVEVLRPLPVFGFYGVPDRASEVVFRDVRVPASNMLLGEGRGFEIAQGRLGPGRIHHCMRLIGLAERTLEKMCRRTASRVAFGKPVSEQTVTQERIAEARIMIEQARLLTLNAANAMDTVGNKVAKSEIAMIKVAVPNMACQVIDWAIQAHGGGGTSNDFGLAAAYATARLLRLADGPDEVHRNQIARLELRKYTN from the coding sequence ATGCTCTATCCGGAATCCGACGAGGTGAAGGCGCTCAAGCACCGCCTGGAATCGTTCATGGACCGCTGCGTCTATCCGAACGAAGAGCGCTTCTACCGGGAAGCCGAAGAGCTCGGGCCTTGGAAGGTTTATCCTGTGGTCGAGGAGCTCAAGCCGAAGGCGAGGGCCGAGGGGCTCTGGAACCTGTTCCTTCCGGAAAGCGAGCACGGCGCCGGACTGACCAACCTCGAATATGCGCCGCTGTGCGAGGTCATGGGCCGATCGCATTTGGCTCCCGAACTGTTCAACTGCTCGGCGCCGGACACCGGCAACATGGAGGTACTGGCGCGCTACGGCACCGCCGCACAACAGGAGCGTTGGCTGAAGCCGCTGCTCGCCGGCGAAATCCGCTCCTGCTTTGCGATGACCGAGCCCGCGGTGGCGTCCAGCGACGCCACCAACATTGATAGCCGGATCGTGCGCGACGGTGATCATTACGTCATCAATGGCCGCAAGTGGTACACCACCAACGCCACAGATCCGCGCTGCAAGATCTGCATCTTCATGGGCAAGACCGACCCGGACAGTCCGGACCGACACCGCCAGCAGTCGATGATCCTGGTGCCGATGGATACGCCGGGTGTAGAGGTGCTGCGGCCGCTCCCGGTGTTCGGCTTCTACGGCGTGCCCGATCGTGCCTCCGAGGTGGTGTTCCGGGATGTCCGGGTGCCCGCCAGCAACATGCTGCTGGGGGAAGGGCGCGGCTTCGAGATCGCCCAGGGCCGTCTCGGTCCCGGCCGTATCCACCACTGCATGCGGCTGATCGGGCTTGCCGAACGCACGCTCGAGAAAATGTGCCGGCGCACCGCAAGCCGTGTCGCTTTCGGCAAGCCGGTCTCCGAGCAGACCGTGACACAGGAGCGCATCGCGGAGGCCCGCATCATGATCGAGCAGGCGCGGCTGCTGACGTTGAATGCCGCGAACGCCATGGACACGGTTGGCAACAAGGTCGCCAAGAGCGAGATCGCCATGATCAAGGTCGCGGTGCCGAACATGGCCTGTCAGGTGATCGACTGGGCGATCCAGGCGCATGGTGGCGGCGGCACCAGCAACGATTTCGGACTCGCTGCGGCCTACGCCACCGCGCGGCTGCTCCGGCTTGCCGACGGGCCCGACGAAGTCCATCGCAACCAGATCGCGCGGCTTGAGCTGCGCAAATACACCAACTGA
- a CDS encoding sugar ABC transporter ATP-binding protein — protein MIGAETGSLLRIVAGSKVYGGIHAIDNVDFELRAGEVHAVLGENGAGKSTLCKAIAGAIELSSGDYLLGGRKVSFATPGEALRHGVAMVYQETSLVPSMTVAQNLELGMEKFFTVYRKINIAAQQSQQALNFNVDPLALVETLGTAKRQMVEIARAVRHNARVIIFDEPTASLTPEEIQHLFHLLNSLRAKGVGIIFISHALEEALKIADRITVLRDGKLIHTGPAGELDRPAIVRMMVGRDVAASRYGAVETGAAPSAAAAGQPREKRRVLSVENVTMGSVVKNMSFSVYEGEVVGIAGLVGSGRTEIAHIICGARKRNFLRGGLIYLRGKPIRYRVPRQAVRDGIVYITEDRKLDGFFETMTVDDNVYLGYLASPKRRRLLYSFKERKAIADRWIKALSVSALKRSLKIIEYSGGNQQKVVVAKSLAQEPSLIIFDEPTRGVDVGAIPQIHASIRALAAEGKAVIVISSYLPEILTVSDRILVARGGRIVEELPTAQATEEKIMYAAIH, from the coding sequence ATGATTGGTGCCGAAACCGGATCGCTGCTGCGCATCGTCGCAGGCAGCAAGGTGTATGGCGGCATCCATGCGATCGACAATGTCGATTTTGAGCTGCGCGCCGGCGAGGTTCACGCCGTGCTCGGCGAGAACGGCGCGGGCAAGTCGACGCTGTGCAAGGCGATCGCCGGTGCGATCGAATTGTCCTCCGGCGACTATTTGCTCGGCGGCCGCAAGGTCTCGTTCGCGACACCGGGCGAGGCGCTCAGACATGGCGTCGCGATGGTCTACCAAGAGACCAGCCTCGTCCCTTCGATGACGGTGGCGCAGAATCTCGAACTCGGAATGGAGAAGTTCTTCACGGTTTACCGGAAGATCAACATCGCCGCCCAGCAGTCGCAGCAGGCGCTGAACTTCAATGTGGATCCGCTTGCGCTGGTCGAGACGCTCGGCACCGCGAAGCGGCAGATGGTGGAGATCGCGCGTGCGGTGCGGCACAACGCGCGGGTCATCATCTTTGACGAGCCGACCGCGAGCCTCACGCCAGAAGAGATCCAGCATCTGTTTCACCTGCTGAACAGCCTGCGCGCCAAGGGCGTCGGGATCATCTTCATCTCGCACGCGCTGGAGGAGGCGCTGAAGATCGCCGACCGCATCACCGTGCTGCGCGACGGCAAGCTGATCCACACCGGTCCTGCGGGCGAGCTGGACCGGCCTGCGATCGTGCGGATGATGGTCGGTCGCGACGTCGCGGCCAGCAGATATGGCGCGGTGGAGACCGGCGCCGCGCCCTCTGCTGCCGCGGCCGGTCAACCGCGCGAGAAGCGGCGGGTGCTGTCGGTCGAGAACGTGACGATGGGCAGCGTCGTCAAGAACATGTCGTTCTCGGTCTATGAGGGCGAGGTGGTCGGCATTGCCGGACTGGTCGGATCGGGCCGCACCGAAATTGCCCATATCATCTGCGGCGCGCGGAAGCGGAATTTCCTGCGCGGCGGACTGATCTATCTCCGGGGCAAGCCGATACGCTACCGGGTGCCGCGGCAAGCCGTGCGCGACGGCATCGTCTACATCACCGAGGACCGCAAGCTCGATGGCTTCTTCGAGACCATGACCGTCGACGACAACGTCTATCTCGGCTACCTGGCCTCGCCGAAGCGGCGCCGGCTGCTCTATTCCTTCAAGGAGCGGAAGGCGATCGCCGACCGCTGGATCAAGGCGTTGTCGGTCTCGGCGCTCAAGCGCAGCCTGAAGATCATCGAGTATTCCGGCGGCAACCAGCAGAAGGTGGTGGTGGCAAAATCGCTGGCGCAGGAACCGTCGCTGATCATTTTCGACGAGCCGACCCGCGGCGTCGATGTTGGCGCGATCCCGCAAATCCACGCCTCGATCCGGGCGCTCGCCGCCGAGGGCAAGGCAGTCATCGTGATTTCCTCCTACCTGCCCGAGATTCTCACGGTCTCCGACCGCATCCTGGTGGCACGGGGAGGGCGAATCGTGGAGGAGCTACCGACGGCGCAGGCGACCGAAGAGAAGATCATGTACGCTGCGATCCACTGA
- a CDS encoding SMP-30/gluconolactonase/LRE family protein: protein MSLARDIVDRIFFPDRDVHAIPVLDGGFSPNELLDRARQIGEGFEAPDDMVLDDRGTLFVSSGTTVFACTGNGFDSRTPFVGFGTNPGALAWSVHTGLLVGVSGRGVCAVDASGKVTGWLLTVDGVPLRCPTAIAVTGDGAVFITDGSRHNTPEQWLADLMQKRTPSGRLIACDAALANAKVIADGLDWPSGVAVAHRERSVLVSEAWPHRLSAYDVSGGSRRVLVKNFAGYPARIIRGANDDYWIAFFALRTQLTEFVLREHAFRTRMMANVPPHLWVGPSLGGTFDCREPTQIGRIKKLGIQKPWAPPRSYGLVARLDADGNAIESFHSRTSGKLHGVTSVLVDRGRVLVASKGHGKIAEIATDPTAGRLT from the coding sequence ATGTCGTTAGCGCGTGACATCGTCGACCGCATCTTCTTCCCCGATCGCGACGTCCATGCGATCCCCGTGCTCGATGGCGGATTCTCGCCGAACGAACTGCTCGACCGGGCGCGCCAGATCGGGGAGGGGTTCGAAGCGCCGGACGACATGGTGCTCGATGACCGCGGCACGCTATTTGTCTCTTCCGGGACGACCGTGTTCGCCTGCACCGGCAACGGCTTCGACAGCCGCACGCCGTTTGTCGGCTTCGGCACGAATCCCGGCGCGCTGGCGTGGTCGGTGCACACGGGCCTCCTGGTTGGCGTATCCGGCCGCGGCGTCTGTGCGGTAGATGCTTCCGGCAAGGTGACAGGGTGGCTGCTCACCGTCGACGGCGTGCCGCTGCGTTGCCCGACCGCCATTGCGGTCACAGGCGATGGTGCGGTCTTCATCACCGACGGGTCGCGCCACAACACGCCCGAGCAATGGCTCGCTGATTTGATGCAGAAGCGCACGCCGTCGGGGCGGCTGATCGCCTGCGATGCGGCACTGGCCAACGCGAAGGTGATCGCCGATGGCCTCGACTGGCCCTCCGGGGTCGCAGTGGCGCATCGCGAACGCAGCGTGCTGGTGAGCGAGGCTTGGCCGCATCGGTTGAGTGCGTATGATGTTTCGGGAGGCAGCCGCCGGGTGCTGGTGAAGAATTTCGCCGGCTATCCCGCGCGGATCATCCGGGGCGCGAACGATGATTACTGGATCGCGTTCTTCGCGTTGCGGACCCAGCTGACCGAATTCGTGCTGCGCGAACATGCGTTCCGAACCCGGATGATGGCCAACGTGCCGCCGCATCTTTGGGTGGGTCCTTCGCTCGGCGGCACGTTCGACTGCCGTGAGCCGACCCAGATCGGCCGCATCAAGAAGCTCGGTATCCAGAAGCCATGGGCTCCGCCACGTTCCTACGGTCTGGTGGCGCGGCTCGACGCCGACGGCAATGCGATCGAGAGCTTTCACAGCCGCACCTCCGGGAAACTGCACGGCGTGACGTCGGTTTTGGTCGATCGCGGCCGCGTCCTCGTTGCTTCCAAGGGACATGGCAAGATCGCGGAGATAGCGACGGACCCGACTGCCGGGAGATTGACATGA
- a CDS encoding ABC transporter permease has translation MNALRRLWYRYSPQLLLGELLEKRWMEPIVPFTLLILVFVVFILTIPGYTSLPQLQQLMRSFPEQAFVAMAMAISILSGGIDLSVGAVFAMADFLTLYFLQVLEWPLPLTILAVLGWGALIGAINGGLIAYAKTRPFLTTMVVLIVTRAAYNKITGAFATELAGASSDSTAWDFLGAGFVLGIPVNMFCLIVIGVIAHLYLTRIRSGVHIMAVGSSRKAARHAGINVKRSLFLAYVLSGLLASLAGILYAARQNSAGTDTGVGWEVNALAAAVLGGISLSGGRGTISRALMGAAIIFLLINGLVQLGTHGSLTTAAIGAILLAAVAFNVKFVKNKSKILQKIYVSPSLVEFGTPPSIERGSGTAFAENDRLKNAEAIALDRIEGPEDIILDRNDHLYTVNRNGSIIRFRAPDYEHREEFARIGGRPLGMALDRDENILVCVAGMGVYGVKPDRTVFKVTDETNRTWYRFKDDSRLWLADDLDVAPDGKIYFSDATTRYDLSDWALDGFEGRGNGRLVCHDPATGKTETVLSNLAFPNGICVSHDGRAVLWVSTWLCRIYRYWIAGEKAGTLELLADNLPGYPDNINRASDGKYWLALVGLRSPVYDLAMADPAFRKRMVKQIPPDEWLCPGINFGCVVKFDDNGKVQESLWDPGGVSHATITSMREHKGYLYIGGLENNRIGRIHLSDADPNWTGWDSYWAKDRRARAKPQLIVPRTDHVVSA, from the coding sequence ATGAACGCGTTGCGACGTCTCTGGTATCGTTACTCGCCGCAGCTTCTGCTCGGTGAACTGCTCGAAAAGCGATGGATGGAGCCGATCGTTCCGTTCACGTTGCTGATCCTGGTCTTTGTCGTCTTCATCCTGACAATCCCGGGCTACACGTCGCTGCCGCAGTTGCAGCAGCTGATGCGCAGCTTCCCGGAGCAGGCCTTTGTCGCGATGGCAATGGCGATCTCGATCCTGTCCGGCGGTATCGACCTGTCGGTCGGTGCCGTGTTCGCGATGGCCGATTTCCTCACGCTGTATTTCCTCCAGGTGCTGGAGTGGCCCCTGCCGCTGACCATCCTCGCCGTGCTCGGCTGGGGGGCGCTGATCGGTGCCATCAACGGCGGGCTGATCGCCTACGCCAAGACGCGGCCGTTCCTGACGACGATGGTGGTTCTGATCGTCACCCGCGCGGCCTACAACAAGATCACCGGCGCGTTCGCGACCGAGCTTGCCGGGGCGTCATCCGATAGCACCGCCTGGGACTTTCTCGGGGCCGGCTTCGTGCTCGGCATTCCCGTCAACATGTTCTGCCTGATCGTGATCGGCGTCATCGCGCATCTTTATCTGACGCGGATTCGCTCCGGCGTACACATCATGGCCGTCGGCTCGAGCCGCAAGGCGGCGCGACACGCCGGCATCAATGTCAAGCGTTCGCTGTTCCTGGCCTACGTGCTGTCGGGATTGCTGGCATCGCTGGCCGGCATTCTTTACGCCGCCCGGCAGAACAGTGCCGGCACCGATACCGGCGTCGGCTGGGAAGTGAACGCGCTTGCCGCCGCCGTGCTCGGCGGCATCAGCCTTAGCGGTGGACGCGGCACCATCAGCCGCGCGCTGATGGGCGCGGCGATCATCTTCCTGTTGATCAACGGGCTGGTGCAGCTTGGTACCCACGGCAGCCTGACGACTGCCGCGATCGGCGCCATCCTGCTGGCGGCCGTCGCCTTCAACGTCAAGTTCGTCAAGAACAAGAGCAAGATCCTGCAAAAGATCTATGTCAGCCCAAGTCTTGTCGAGTTCGGCACGCCGCCGTCGATCGAGCGCGGCAGCGGCACCGCCTTCGCCGAGAACGACCGGCTCAAGAATGCGGAGGCGATTGCGCTCGATCGCATCGAGGGACCCGAGGACATCATCCTCGACCGCAACGATCATCTCTACACCGTCAACCGCAACGGTTCGATTATCCGCTTTCGTGCGCCGGACTACGAGCATCGCGAGGAATTCGCCCGGATCGGGGGCAGGCCACTCGGCATGGCGCTCGATCGCGACGAAAACATCCTGGTCTGCGTCGCCGGCATGGGCGTCTATGGCGTCAAGCCGGACCGCACGGTGTTCAAGGTCACCGACGAGACCAACCGCACCTGGTACCGCTTCAAGGACGACTCGCGGCTGTGGCTGGCCGACGATCTCGACGTCGCGCCTGACGGCAAGATCTATTTCAGCGACGCCACGACGCGATACGACCTGTCCGATTGGGCGCTGGACGGCTTCGAGGGGCGCGGCAATGGCCGGCTGGTCTGTCACGATCCGGCAACGGGAAAGACCGAGACGGTGCTGTCCAATCTCGCGTTCCCGAACGGCATTTGCGTCTCGCATGACGGCCGGGCGGTGCTGTGGGTCAGCACCTGGCTCTGCCGTATCTATCGTTACTGGATCGCCGGAGAGAAAGCCGGCACGCTCGAGTTGCTCGCGGACAACCTGCCGGGCTATCCTGATAACATCAACCGCGCCTCCGACGGCAAGTACTGGCTCGCCCTGGTCGGCCTGCGGTCGCCGGTCTACGACCTTGCGATGGCGGACCCCGCCTTCCGCAAGCGGATGGTGAAGCAGATTCCACCCGACGAATGGCTGTGCCCCGGGATCAATTTCGGCTGCGTGGTGAAGTTCGACGACAACGGCAAGGTGCAGGAGTCGCTGTGGGATCCGGGCGGAGTATCTCATGCGACCATCACGTCGATGCGCGAGCACAAGGGCTATCTCTATATCGGAGGGCTTGAGAACAATCGGATCGGCCGCATTCATCTGTCCGATGCCGACCCGAACTGGACCGGTTGGGATTCGTACTGGGCCAAGGACAGGAGGGCGCGCGCCAAGCCGCAATTGATCGTACCGAGGACGGATCATGTCGTTAGCGCGTGA
- a CDS encoding sugar ABC transporter substrate-binding protein, which yields MSVIRGVGLKWMSAGLASAAIAAIALGSIDTARAADPRAELFQKFQTAVKGKTVAWVPVWLGVLESEWTRVMKAHFDDYGIKLIVRDPNFKSDVQLQAVSSLINEKPDILVVQNPTTTLLARELKRAMDSGIKVIQVNMASNQLTDAYVGADVPKLGRVLAEEVVKTCGGGKGSGKVAILQGEATAAYSLDMTKAATEIFNGDKSIKVVSSQPTNWDANKAADVTTNVLQQNPDLCGIFSVWGPQTAGAAQVVKNAGKQGQVKIFVASDGQPADCDMVEQGLFTKNLSYRADTQGEAIVNAVLTLLQDSRPAGTTQLAYYTTNYWVSGKDDRHYCFVVPKE from the coding sequence ATGTCTGTCATTCGAGGTGTCGGTCTGAAGTGGATGTCCGCCGGTCTCGCGAGCGCGGCGATCGCTGCGATCGCCTTGGGCTCAATTGATACGGCCCGTGCCGCCGATCCGCGCGCCGAGCTGTTTCAGAAATTCCAGACCGCGGTGAAGGGCAAGACCGTCGCGTGGGTGCCGGTCTGGCTCGGTGTGCTCGAGTCGGAATGGACGCGGGTGATGAAAGCGCATTTCGACGATTACGGCATCAAGCTGATCGTTCGCGATCCAAACTTCAAATCGGACGTGCAGCTGCAGGCGGTGAGCTCGCTGATCAACGAAAAGCCCGACATCCTGGTGGTCCAGAACCCGACAACGACGCTGCTGGCGCGCGAATTGAAGCGCGCGATGGACAGCGGCATCAAGGTGATCCAGGTCAACATGGCCTCCAATCAGCTCACCGATGCCTATGTCGGTGCCGACGTTCCCAAGCTCGGCCGGGTGCTGGCGGAGGAGGTGGTCAAGACCTGCGGCGGCGGCAAAGGCTCCGGCAAGGTGGCGATCCTGCAGGGCGAGGCGACAGCTGCCTATTCGCTCGACATGACGAAGGCCGCGACGGAAATCTTCAACGGCGACAAGTCGATCAAGGTCGTCTCCTCGCAACCGACCAATTGGGATGCCAACAAGGCCGCCGACGTCACGACCAACGTGCTGCAACAGAACCCCGACCTCTGCGGCATCTTCAGCGTCTGGGGCCCGCAAACCGCGGGTGCGGCCCAGGTCGTCAAGAATGCCGGCAAGCAAGGGCAAGTGAAGATCTTCGTCGCGAGCGACGGGCAACCGGCCGACTGCGACATGGTGGAGCAGGGGCTCTTCACCAAGAATCTGTCGTATCGCGCCGACACCCAGGGCGAGGCCATCGTCAACGCCGTGCTGACCTTGCTGCAGGACAGCCGGCCCGCCGGAACGACGCAGCTTGCCTACTACACCACCAACTATTGGGTCTCGGGCAAGGACGATCGGCACTACTGCTTCGTGGTGCCGAAAGAATAA